From Zingiber officinale cultivar Zhangliang chromosome 5B, Zo_v1.1, whole genome shotgun sequence, the proteins below share one genomic window:
- the LOC121986547 gene encoding mannan endo-1,4-beta-mannosidase 5-like produces MAGHMSMLPYRCYLLALLAIAGAVFMTPATAFVSRKGNQFLRDDGSVFLFNGFNAYWMMIEAASSPSPEASRVSTAFQEAAAAGLSVCRTMAYNDGGEGALQQSPGVYNENVFKALDFVVSEAKNQGFHLIMPLVNNWKDLGGRAQYVQWARAAGANVSTDDDFYTNPTIKQYYKNHVQKVLTRVNTYTNVAYKDDPTIMAWQLMNEPTCEADISGRTLTAWIQEMAAYTKSVDNNHLLGTGMYGFYGSSTPDKVQRYNPNAYQLGTDFITAHQVNEIDFSTVHIYPDEWLPKQSEENRTEFMRQYLWSHSNDSMTVLQKPMVVEEFGKSKTIPDYSEQSRNNYYSALYDTIYRIASVSYSLGGGLFWQLFPEGMEKYDDGFGIVLPQNPSVAAIIKKHSDDMRALAGRA; encoded by the exons ATGGCAGGACACATGAGTATGCTCCCTTATCGTTGCTATCTGCTTGCGCTCTTGGCCATAGCCGGCGCCGTATTTATGACTCCGGCGACCGCTTTCGTGTCGAGAAAGGGCAACCAGTTTCTGAGGGACGACGGGTCGGTGTTCCTCTTCAACGGCTTCAACGCTTACTGGATGATGATCGAAGCGGCGTCGTCGCCGTCTCCGGAAGCCAGCAGGGTCTCTACGGCGTTCCAGGAGGCGGCGGCCGCGGGGCTCTCCGTCTGCCGGACCATGGCCTACAATGACGGCGGCGAGGGGGCGCTTCAGCAGTCGCCGGGTGTTTACAACGAAAACGTCTTCAAA GCTCTGGATTTCGTGGTATCGGAGGCTAAAAACCAAGGGTTCCATCTGATCATGCCCCTGGTGAACAACTGGAAGGACCTCGGCGGCCGAGCACAGTACGTGCAATGGGCTCGCGCTGCCGGTGCAAATGTATCGACCGACGATGATTTCTACACCAATCCCACCATCAAGCAATACTACAAGAATCACGTACAGAAAGTGTTAACGAGAGTGAACACTTACACCAATGTAGCTTACAAAGATGATCCCACGATCATGGCTTGGCAGCTCATGAACGAGCCAACTTGCGAGGCCGACATCTCCGGCCGAACACTCACC GCGTGGATACAAGAGATGGCGGCATACACCAAGTCCGTAGACAACAATCATCTCCTCGGGACAGGGATGTATGGCTTCTATGGGAGTTCCACCCCGGACAAGGTCCAACGATACAACCCTAATGCATATCAATTGGGCACCGACTTCATCACTGCTCACCAAGTCAACGAGATTGACTTTTCGACCGTCCATATCTACCCAGATGAATGGTTGCCGAAACAGAGCGAGGAGAATCGAACAGAGTTCATGCGGCAGTATCTGTGGAGCCATTCCAATGACTCGATGACGGTGTTGCAGAAGCCGATGGTGGTGGAGGAGTTCGGGAAGAGTAAGACCATTCCGGACTACTCCGAGCAGTCGCGGAACAACTACTACTCGGCGTTGTACGACACCATTTATAGGATCGCGAGCGTCAGCTACTCTTTGGGGGGCGGACTGTTTTGGCAACTGTTCCCGGAGGGCATGGAGAAATACGATGACGGTTTTGGGATTGTGCTGCCGCAGAATCCCTCGGTGGCTGCGATTATTAAGAAGCATTCCGACGATATGAGAGCGCTCGCCGGCCGAGCGTGA